The Vespula vulgaris chromosome 10, iyVesVulg1.1, whole genome shotgun sequence nucleotide sequence GAATCCGTTTGTACTTGTTGCTCTACTTTTACAACCTGTACATTATTACTTTCATTATCTTGTTGATTCGATTCCAAGTGGACGTTAAAATCGTTAGGATTCAATGTTATCATCATATGTTCGGAATTCATgaaattatttccattttgtGTCTGAGGATTTCTAAATACCGATACGCTAGGAATGTTTAGAATATTGTTTTGTGTATGTTCCagtttttcttcctctattttttctttcttcatttgcTCAGATTGtaactttattaattgttGTAAAGTTAATGGCAGCGTAGTAGCTTGCAACTTTTGAATATATTCGGCCATATTAGAACCTTGTACTAACTGAACAGCTTGTTGCTCATCAGAATTTCTCATTTCATTATCAGTCTTATTCTCTTCCTTGTGAGTATCTATTTGCGACGTCGAAGGTAAGTACACATTAGGTATGATTCTTACTGGGAGAGCGTTTGATTGGACGCCTAGTAGAGAAGCATTGCTCTGATTATAATTAGGAATGTTAATTGTTTGTATACCCTGCTTTTCGCACAGTTGCATAAGAGTATTAGAATCCGGCCAAGTGAATAAAGACCCTGGGTATTTATTCTGCGAGTTTACCTAAAAGGAAATGTTAACGATTGAGCGGTTATATACAACGTATGTATTCAcatataagaagagaaaagttatTAAGAAAATCTTATATCGATTACTTACGAGAAACTGCTGCTTGTTCTGATTCGATCCTGCAGCCGTACTGTAAATAGAACTTTGAACTGTTTGTAAGTGTAATGCACCACTGTTGTTGCTGTTATGACTAAATTCAACGTTAGGAGTAGAATTCGATCGCGATGTTAGCTCGGAAAATTGAGGCAATGTGCCTTGAATATTGTTATTCCCAGAGAAAttcatcttttctcttaaaaagTACAAGTCGCGCGCGTTCGTAAATGATAACACGCGAGAGTTTATAACCTCTaattcgaacgaatgaacACTTCGAATAAGAGTACGTCGATAAGACGATTCTCAGTCtcacattttcattattaaagcaaaattaaatgtttcttATACGCCGaagtatcgatataaaatataatgagtataattaaattaaaaaacttaAGAGACGAAGATACATCGAAACGCACGCCGCGTCCTATACACAACTGTTCCAACATGGCTGCTCTAAAATACTATTCGAGAAAAGCGCGCCAAAAtcaaataacgataaattcaCAACGACTCCGTTAGCTCACGTGcgtattacaaaaaattttatccaAAAATCGATGTTcctttttaacaaaattattttcacaaaTACTATCGTCGTTGCAtcgtaacgaaaaaaaaaaaaaaattcataacgCACAGAAAAGTTTTCCTTCCTTTATATTGGCCAAACTGTggcgtttctttttgtttatagtTGACGCTAAACGCACTTCACTTCGTTTACCGAGtggtataaatatttttattcgtccgTTGATAACACGATTTTTCACTCGAGTGATCACATGGTACAGTTTGCGACATTATGTTAGAAAAAGtctctttaaataaatacagtAAAATCTGTAATATCTAGAAGGAAAATTTATTCCTTCGGTGTTTATTCTActttcaaataaaatgtacATTAAAGAGATCATGGCAATTGCCATATATTTGCTTTCAACTTTGACCTACAGATAAGAATgtaggtaataaaaaaattgtatgtacATGGATAAAGATACTACACTATTCTTAGATGTCTTACGTAAGAGGAGCAGAACCTTACTAGCTTTTACCAAAAAAAATTCTGAGAAAATCAATAATGAGATTAAAAGATCGTATTTACAGAATTCGTTAGTACTATTCCTGAAGGAGATAACTACCGAATGCAATATATCCTTGAATTAACAAGCGATATTTATAGCTTTTGTTTACAGACCATTAGGAAGACAGAATtctcatttaaaaaatcaaaaagagatATGGAACTTGAGGAATGATTCCAGTGCTGTTAAAGATCTTTTGCACTTGGATCGTCAATTTGAAAACAAGGATCAAATGTGTACATCGGTTTCTAACATGCGACCTTTAGAAAGAATAGTTATACCGTCAAAAAATGTATCCCGTTCGCATTCTTCATACGTAGTAAAGAGAAAGCCGGTGAAAGAATGCTATTGCAAtgttgaaatgaaaaagatacaaCCTCATTCTTCAAAAATCATACATAAACCTAATCCACCttgtaattattacaaaaatcatATTTGTCAAGCATCGTTGcctataaatgaaaataatatacaagaCACATTATCACCTCCCATTAGTTGCGAAACCATCAGAAGAGtacaaaaaatcaattactatCCCCAATCTCAATTTCTTCGCAACGttcaaaaaaaagtttctgtTCTAAAAGATGTATCTTTGGGTGATTGTCCTGATACTTGTCCAAGGTCGTCGTACTATCACAAGCTAAGAACCGATAAGACTTCAAATTTAACGGATACAGATACTCAATCAAAATTTACCCCTGATACAATTAGCAAGTCTAATATCATCGACTTTGACAAATTGGATTCTATCCAAAGAGTATCAAATTCTGTGACAGATGAGGAAGAACAAAATCAGGAAGAAGTTATACAAAAAGTAAGCAAAGGCATTCAAGTGCCTTTGAGGAAACCATCTAAAACAAAGTTTCTTGCAAAGAGAActatttcttcgaaaaaatatataccggAAGGACGTAAAGAAAAACCTACTTCAAGATCATcttctgaaaataaaaaaaccttAAGATCATCCACTTTAGACTGTCAGTGTCATAAAAGTAAAGTAGACAAATGTACCAAAgacttggaaaaaaaagaattgggaACATATCGTGTTTATCCGAAAGATTACGAAGCAGATTATCGAGAGCCAAAAAAATGGTCCTCGACGTATGACAAAGATAGTCAAAGAAAAACTGCAAGATCTTCGGGTAATGAAGTTAGggaattaagaaaatttcgtgaacaaaattattttgatactCATGGATCAAGTCAAACACTTATGTCATCGGAATCTTCAGGATCGTTACAACAATATATGTTGAACGATCGACTTTTTGCAGAGCCTGTTAAAAGGattcataaaaaagatttagtcGTAACGATGCCACCCTGTGCAACGGTACAAAAGAAACGCGTTCATTACTTCCCTAGATATATAGTACGACAAGAGAAGAGTGCTTGCAACAcaaattacaagaaaaaacgTTGCCAAAGTTGTCCATTAACCGGACATGCCATAGATCTTGGTATTTCTAAACCTCGTCCGGTATTAAACAGCTTGGCGTTAAAATACCAAAAGAAACTTCCTTAACGAAGtatttttatagtttaaataattttttctcttaggtaaactatacgatttctaatatatatatatatattcgtttttaaaagtacagaaaataatttttatctaaacaTCTTAgcaatcattttttaatcaagTTTTCTTAATGGACCAAAACATagtaatttatgattttattgatCATTCAAATCATTGTTCACGTTAAtggtaataattttctctataAGATATTAagacttatttttttattcttttatttatttattctacttttttttttcaaagtttaaGCACAGAGTTCAAAGACTGATTTTCATCGTTATGATGAAAGTGatcgtatttaataaaacaattaagtaatattataattgtcTACAAAAtacttgtaaataaataacgatcgtTTTTATGTATCATAAATTATCTGTAGATCATCGTTCAGATTTTATCTTACTCTATgtctcgtataaaaaaaaaaaaatacaaaaatacaaaaaataaaaaaaaaattcaagattCCTTTCTCATCTTACCTCATTACTTTAATGAATACGCTCGTAAAAAACctcttttttacgattatacgtattaattatttccaaaTCTTAACGCTCGCGTGTATCAAAATGATTGTAAAATTTCTCGATAAGCATCTCGAAATTCatcgtttatattaaaacGGCAGAACGAACgcgtaattatttatcaagatAAATTCTATCATTACTATACATTGTAacatagtaataaaaattttattttataaatttttctataatcaaTGATCAAatctaccttttttttttatatataatttacatcaTCAAtccatgaaaaaaatatcaaagacgCTAacgcgagaaagaaatataagacaCGTTCGAAATTTTACAAGTTCAgattgtcaaaaaaaaaatcagagcgtgtaattaaaattaaaaagattgatTAAATTCTTACATTgtattaatcattataaataatgattgtaGAAATGATACAATAAcactacaaaaaaaatttaacgatcttcgttcgattatataaaaacgattgtaaaatttatcgatagcTCGTctctaattttaaaaatatagttaGGGAGCTAATacaatcatttaaataaaaatcgttctgtacctttcgatcgaaaaaaaaacaaagaattcaGCTATGAAGATTACTATCgtgtattttctatttatcataGCATCGAATCTACGCTAGTCGAtcatttcctattttttctaattgatccttatattttttcttcttcactttTGATCCAATTCACTTACTAatattaacgaagaaaaaatatatatatgataatgacgtgtatatatttaaaaaagaattcgagaaataaaaaagaaaaaaaaaaagaattatgaatgaaatttccaagagataaaattaattagaaagtttgttactatacgtatatacttatacgcaCTTATATAGGCTGCAGCAAAAATTTTATCCATCTGACATacaatattttcgtttttttttgtgataatatgtaaaaaaaaatatatatatatataagactgGAATGATATAGAGAGGGACGTAACGTTACGTAAATACTTTTTACGTGGGTAGAGACGTAGAGGAAATTTCAACAAGGtcatctgtttttttttctttttctctttttttaagatgctacatattttactatttttctaaTGGCGTAAATCGCCATATTGTTTACGTACATCGAGTACgtgatattattatagaaactTAAAGTAACCTTATccttaaaacaaaattacatacacacacatcataCGCACGTACTCACGCACGCAAAGTAagcattttcaaaaataaatctaattaatataattatatattatatattatataaataataagtgtgaccttatcataattattattcgttcttGCAGCAAACAATGTAATCGATTacttaattaaataacttaatcaaaatttttaagatacgtatataataatgatgatgatgatgatgatgatgatgatgatgatg carries:
- the LOC127067150 gene encoding zinc finger protein 880-like isoform X2, producing the protein MNFSGNNNIQGTLPQFSELTSRSNSTPNVEFSHNSNNSGALHLQTVQSSIYSTAAGSNQNKQQFLVNSQNKYPGSLFTWPDSNTLMQLCEKQGIQTINIPNYNQSNASLLGVQSNALPVRIIPNVYLPSTSQIDTHKEENKTDNEMRNSDEQQAVQLVQGSNMAEYIQKLQATTLPLTLQQLIKLQSEQMKKEKIEEEKLEHTQNNILNIPSVSVFRNPQTQNGNNFMNSEHMMITLNPNDFNVHLESNQQDNESNNVQVVKVEQQVQTDSPKVEKKMKFRAKTGEIKISVALDGSRVYCCPECNLVFPEKSEIDQHIQAHIQERKYQCKECGAMLKRKEHLDQHMRGHSDERPYKCPVCEKAFKRNEHLTRHYVIHSGDKNFTCTVCQKAFSRKDHLNKHTQTHLGIKKSKGKKDVFFIEQKELFDKAVEVLTMPKQQEKDQVLLHTFSSFKEQSLKEVTILQQPLVNMNEILPQNTRYLMPS
- the LOC127067150 gene encoding zinc finger protein 880-like isoform X1, whose product is MNFSGNNNIQGTLPQFSELTSRSNSTPNVEFSHNSNNSGALHLQTVQSSIYSTAAGSNQNKQQFLVNSQNKYPGSLFTWPDSNTLMQLCEKQGIQTINIPNYNQSNASLLGVQSNALPVRIIPNVYLPSTSQIDTHKEENKTDNEMRNSDEQQAVQLVQGSNMAEYIQKLQATTLPLTLQQLIKLQSEQMKKEKIEEEKLEHTQNNILNIPSVSVFRNPQTQNGNNFMNSEHMMITLNPNDFNVHLESNQQDNESNNVQVVKVEQQVQTDSPKVEKKMKFRAKTGEIKISVALDGSRVYCCPECNLVFPEKSEIDQHIQAHIQERKYQCKECGAMLKRKEHLDQHMRGHSDERPYKCPVCEKAFKRNEHLTRHYVIHSGDKNFTCTVCQKAFSRKDHLNKHTQTHLGIKKSKGKKDVFFIEQKELFDKAVEVLTMPKQQEVSLVVKDGSIKQDTNFLHHIHNLQKDQVLLHTFSSFKEQSLKEVTILQQPLVNMNEILPQNTRYLMPS
- the LOC127067149 gene encoding LOW QUALITY PROTEIN: uncharacterized protein LOC127067149 (The sequence of the model RefSeq protein was modified relative to this genomic sequence to represent the inferred CDS: substituted 1 base at 1 genomic stop codon), translating into MYMDKDTTLFLDVLRKRSRTLLAFTKKNSEKINNEIKRSYLQNSLVLFLKEITTECNISLNXQAIFIAFVYRPLGRQNSHLKNQKEIWNLRNDSSAVKDLLHLDRQFENKDQMCTSVSNMRPLERIVIPSKNVSRSHSSYVVKRKPVKECYCNVEMKKIQPHSSKIIHKPNPPCNYYKNHICQASLPINENNIQDTLSPPISCETIRRVQKINYYPQSQFLRNVQKKVSVLKDVSLGDCPDTCPRSSYYHKLRTDKTSNLTDTDTQSKFTPDTISKSNIIDFDKLDSIQRVSNSVTDEEEQNQEEVIQKVSKGIQVPLRKPSKTKFLAKRTISSKKYIPEGRKEKPTSRSSSENKKTLRSSTLDCQCHKSKVDKCTKDLEKKELGTYRVYPKDYEADYREPKKWSSTYDKDSQRKTARSSGNEVRELRKFREQNYFDTHGSSQTLMSSESSGSLQQYMLNDRLFAEPVKRIHKKDLVVTMPPCATVQKKRVHYFPRYIVRQEKSACNTNYKKKRCQSCPLTGHAIDLGISKPRPVLNSLALKYQKKLP